A window from Leptidea sinapis chromosome 11, ilLepSina1.1, whole genome shotgun sequence encodes these proteins:
- the LOC126966690 gene encoding uncharacterized protein LOC126966690 isoform X2 — MSLESAGGVSQQMALSLRLVTHACYVLVHAYITLVRAFVLHFPAVITTKYVTEIQPLLDDLLFGESKRPKTGRELCLAAAVRLYLTIYNQYDTKIDIKDLIHRCMRHTTYEVVLEILDYLLVQRGAVEVDVVVKPILDKLDHNYIVDLEHVLSSQYLECHRKALHLLILENHQDTLILARSRSDVVQDLINLINTEHESVTHLYLLKLTKYLSNEDNLDLQVLLPAIRAILACSFSENDVDTRRVVVGFLEANFQRLLRTDRSGAKDDDRFEYTATLWSMLAILLQDDDAQIRQRISDLITSLYSTISEQQHYSVIPTKCTEYLLQCITLEHTRDETVELFTVLALLDFKSEVYMTDQINDECRVFDHSERHNVHAEDTVWTRACGAALAGAGHAPRLACGPALRALCGRHYVDYCRAASGDGCSVNPRVRILTSIVHEHTSQPTSTI, encoded by the exons ATGTCGCTCGAGAGTGCTGGGGGCGTGTCCCAGCAGATGGCGCTGTCGCTGCGGCTCGTGACGCATGCGTGTTACGTGCTCGTACACGCATATATTACTCTCGTGCGGGCTTTTGTACTACA CTTCCCTGCTGTCATTACCACAAAATACGTCACTGAAATACAACCGTTGCTAGATGACTTACTATTTGGAGAATCGAAACGTCCAAAGACTGGCCGAGAGTTGTGCCTCGCCGCCGCCGTCAGACTATACCTCACTATATACAATCAATATGACACAAAAATAGATATTAAAGATTTAATCCATCGCTGCATGAGACATACTACTTATGAAGTAGTTCTAGAAATACTGGACTATCTGTTGGTACAACGCGGGGCTGTGGAGGTCGACGTTGTCGTGAAACCTATTTTGGATAAGCTCGACCATAACTATATTGTTGATTTGGAACATGTTTTGAGCAGTCAGTACTTGGAATGCCATCGGAAGGCTCTACATCTGTTAATACTAGAGAACCATCAAGATACACTGATTCTCGCGAGATCTAGGAGTGATGTTGTGCAGGATTTGATAAATTTGATTAACACGGAACACGAGAGTGTAACACATTTGTATCTTTTGAAATTGACCAAATATTTATCGAACGAGGATAATTTGGACTTGCAGGTGTTGTTGCCGGCGATAAGGGCGATACTCGCGTGCAGCTTCTCTGAGAACGACGTTGATACGAGGAGAGTGGTGGTCGGATTCTTGGAGGCGAACTTCCAACGTTTGTTGCGGACGGACCGGAGTGGTGCGAAGGATGATGACAGAT TTGAATACACGGCGACATTGTGGTCGATGCTAGCGATCCTGCTACAGGACGACGACGCGCAGATCAGACAACGGATATCCGACCTTATCACGTCCTTGTACAGCACAATATCCGAGCAGCAACATTACAGTGTTATACCGACCAAGTGTACCGAGTATTTGCTACAGTGCATAACGTTGGAACACACGAGAGACGAGACAGTGGAGCTGTTCACGGTTTTGGCTCTTTTGGACTTCAAGTCCGAGGTGTACATGACTGATCAGATCAATGATGAG TGCCGCGTGTTCGACCACAGCGAGCGACACAACGTGCACGCCGAGGACACGGTGTGGACACGCGCTTGCGGCGCCGCACTCGCGGGGGCTGGCCACGCCCCACGCCTCGCGTGTGGCCCCGCCCTGCGCGCGCTGTGCGGCCGACACTATGTGGACTACTGCCGTGCGGCCAGCGGAGATGGCTGTAGCGTGAACCCCAGAGTACGGATATTGACGAGCATTGTACACGAGCACACGAGCCAACCGACGAGCACTATATAG
- the LOC126966690 gene encoding uncharacterized protein LOC126966690 isoform X1, giving the protein MYLSVPPLLGRYNEWFQALISSGLGVGSEKLFGECARHLVRAARVGELPTRLHAANILRALYRSSGLHELVAAHVGDGFLLALQGFEGATWAERNAWTLVLSALFVRAFGVERTRGGRAAQRERMTGRMFFLRYPQLYDYMLQKVNEVSEEGCTGSGSVFPVLLLLAQLQPSALEGTVSNIKLTSFIPGVVRCARSPALHTRQAAAAALPPLVSPATNCYTEQIEELLTLVCDVGIPTNYCHGILLQLISLVSVRGSSTGMSLESAGGVSQQMALSLRLVTHACYVLVHAYITLVRAFVLHFPAVITTKYVTEIQPLLDDLLFGESKRPKTGRELCLAAAVRLYLTIYNQYDTKIDIKDLIHRCMRHTTYEVVLEILDYLLVQRGAVEVDVVVKPILDKLDHNYIVDLEHVLSSQYLECHRKALHLLILENHQDTLILARSRSDVVQDLINLINTEHESVTHLYLLKLTKYLSNEDNLDLQVLLPAIRAILACSFSENDVDTRRVVVGFLEANFQRLLRTDRSGAKDDDRFEYTATLWSMLAILLQDDDAQIRQRISDLITSLYSTISEQQHYSVIPTKCTEYLLQCITLEHTRDETVELFTVLALLDFKSEVYMTDQINDECRVFDHSERHNVHAEDTVWTRACGAALAGAGHAPRLACGPALRALCGRHYVDYCRAASGDGCSVNPRVRILTSIVHEHTSQPTSTI; this is encoded by the exons TGGCCGCGCACGTGGGAGACGGCTTCCTGCTGGCGCTGCAGGGCTTTGAGGGCGCCACGTGGGCG GAACGTAACGCTTGGACGTTGGTCTTGAGTGCGCTTTTCGTGCGCGCGTTTGGTGTCGAGCGTACACGCGGCGGACGAGCGGCGCAGCGAGAGCGGATGACCGGCCGGATGTTCTTCCTGCGCTACCCGCAGCTGTATGACTACATGCTG CAAAAGGTTAATGAAGTTTCTGAAGAAGGCTGCACCGGCAGCGGCAGCGTGTTTCCAGTTCTGCTTCTGTTGGCTCAGTTGCAGCCGTCTGCTCTCGAGGGTACCGTCTCAAACATCAAG TTGACGTCGTTCATCCCCGGCGTGGTGCGGTGCGCGCGCAGCCCGGCGCTCCACACGCGGCAGGCGGCCGCCGCGGCTCTACCGCCGCTCGTGTCTCCTGCAACTAACTG ttacacGGAGCAGATAGAGGAATTGTTAACTCTCGTGTGTGATGTAGGAATCCCCACCAACTATTGCCACGGGATATTGCTTCAG TTAATAAGCCTGGTCTCGGTGCGGGGCAGCAGTACGGGCATGTCGCTCGAGAGTGCTGGGGGCGTGTCCCAGCAGATGGCGCTGTCGCTGCGGCTCGTGACGCATGCGTGTTACGTGCTCGTACACGCATATATTACTCTCGTGCGGGCTTTTGTACTACA CTTCCCTGCTGTCATTACCACAAAATACGTCACTGAAATACAACCGTTGCTAGATGACTTACTATTTGGAGAATCGAAACGTCCAAAGACTGGCCGAGAGTTGTGCCTCGCCGCCGCCGTCAGACTATACCTCACTATATACAATCAATATGACACAAAAATAGATATTAAAGATTTAATCCATCGCTGCATGAGACATACTACTTATGAAGTAGTTCTAGAAATACTGGACTATCTGTTGGTACAACGCGGGGCTGTGGAGGTCGACGTTGTCGTGAAACCTATTTTGGATAAGCTCGACCATAACTATATTGTTGATTTGGAACATGTTTTGAGCAGTCAGTACTTGGAATGCCATCGGAAGGCTCTACATCTGTTAATACTAGAGAACCATCAAGATACACTGATTCTCGCGAGATCTAGGAGTGATGTTGTGCAGGATTTGATAAATTTGATTAACACGGAACACGAGAGTGTAACACATTTGTATCTTTTGAAATTGACCAAATATTTATCGAACGAGGATAATTTGGACTTGCAGGTGTTGTTGCCGGCGATAAGGGCGATACTCGCGTGCAGCTTCTCTGAGAACGACGTTGATACGAGGAGAGTGGTGGTCGGATTCTTGGAGGCGAACTTCCAACGTTTGTTGCGGACGGACCGGAGTGGTGCGAAGGATGATGACAGAT TTGAATACACGGCGACATTGTGGTCGATGCTAGCGATCCTGCTACAGGACGACGACGCGCAGATCAGACAACGGATATCCGACCTTATCACGTCCTTGTACAGCACAATATCCGAGCAGCAACATTACAGTGTTATACCGACCAAGTGTACCGAGTATTTGCTACAGTGCATAACGTTGGAACACACGAGAGACGAGACAGTGGAGCTGTTCACGGTTTTGGCTCTTTTGGACTTCAAGTCCGAGGTGTACATGACTGATCAGATCAATGATGAG TGCCGCGTGTTCGACCACAGCGAGCGACACAACGTGCACGCCGAGGACACGGTGTGGACACGCGCTTGCGGCGCCGCACTCGCGGGGGCTGGCCACGCCCCACGCCTCGCGTGTGGCCCCGCCCTGCGCGCGCTGTGCGGCCGACACTATGTGGACTACTGCCGTGCGGCCAGCGGAGATGGCTGTAGCGTGAACCCCAGAGTACGGATATTGACGAGCATTGTACACGAGCACACGAGCCAACCGACGAGCACTATATAG